In Paenibacillus hexagrammi, the following are encoded in one genomic region:
- a CDS encoding group I truncated hemoglobin: MQTEVLFEKFGGEGTIEKVVDYFYELVLADDTVNQFFKNTDMEKQRKHQTKFISFALGGPNQYTGGSMAKVHAGMNLQPEHFGAIAKHLHDALAHFGVQEADIDQVLAKVSTLKDDILYK, encoded by the coding sequence ATGCAAACTGAAGTGTTGTTTGAGAAATTTGGTGGAGAAGGAACAATCGAGAAAGTCGTTGATTATTTCTATGAGCTAGTATTGGCGGATGATACCGTGAACCAATTCTTTAAAAACACAGACATGGAGAAACAAAGAAAGCATCAAACCAAATTTATCAGCTTTGCTCTAGGGGGGCCCAACCAGTATACAGGCGGATCGATGGCAAAGGTGCACGCAGGGATGAATTTGCAGCCTGAACATTTCGGGGCGATTGCGAAGCATCTGCATGATGCTTTGGCACATTTTGGCGTGCAAGAAGCAGATATCGATCAAGTACTGGCTAAGGTATCAACGCTAAAGGATGATATCCTGTATAAATAA
- a CDS encoding WD40/YVTN/BNR-like repeat-containing protein has product MLRDITYGNGRFVAVGYREIVTSLDGITWSVAESEINNKLNSVTYGNGVFIAVGSGGAEGVLRSRDGLIWEKYGSYPHWSVCFGNGLFVAVGPYESSYSSDGISWTRVTVPEKSGGGYLNTVAFGNGLFIAAGGRDDLGSVLWTSEDGANWKAILRVKDHIADMNYENGQFVLAATGSYIYSEDGYTWVRKMLPPGLNLSSIAYGNNTMIAAAFHTSRSRILIFK; this is encoded by the coding sequence TTGCTCAGAGATATCACTTATGGAAATGGAAGGTTTGTTGCAGTAGGGTATCGAGAAATAGTAACTTCGTTAGATGGCATTACTTGGTCAGTGGCAGAGTCAGAAATTAATAACAAGTTGAATAGTGTCACATACGGAAATGGTGTATTTATTGCTGTAGGATCTGGGGGAGCTGAAGGGGTTTTACGTTCAAGAGACGGATTAATATGGGAGAAGTATGGTAGTTATCCTCATTGGAGTGTTTGCTTTGGAAATGGTTTGTTTGTCGCGGTAGGTCCCTATGAATCATCCTATTCTTCAGACGGAATTTCTTGGACCAGGGTTACGGTCCCGGAAAAATCTGGCGGTGGATATCTTAATACAGTAGCATTTGGCAATGGCTTATTTATCGCAGCAGGAGGAAGAGATGATCTAGGAAGTGTTTTATGGACCTCAGAGGATGGCGCAAATTGGAAGGCTATACTGAGAGTAAAAGACCATATAGCTGATATGAATTATGAAAATGGACAATTTGTACTTGCTGCAACTGGTTCATATATTTACTCTGAAGATGGCTATACATGGGTTAGGAAAATGCTACCACCGGGCCTGAATCTATCATCCATTGCTTACGGGAACAACACAATGATTGCAGCAGCTTTTCACACTTCTCGCTCAAGAATTTTAATATTTAAATAA
- a CDS encoding disulfide oxidoreductase encodes MMRAGLFRWIRNYNLYVAWLISLVALGGSLYFSEIMEFEPCKLCWFQRICMYPLAPLLGLALYKNDRGIIPYARMLSMVGMCISIFHYSEQKVPFMQEVLPCTVGVPCSGEYINWFGFITIPFLAGIAFILITVLLFVRNDHE; translated from the coding sequence ATGATGCGAGCAGGGCTGTTTCGATGGATAAGAAACTATAATCTATATGTGGCGTGGCTCATTTCTCTCGTTGCCTTGGGCGGTAGTTTATATTTTAGTGAAATTATGGAGTTCGAGCCTTGTAAGCTGTGTTGGTTTCAGCGCATTTGCATGTATCCGCTAGCTCCGCTTCTAGGACTTGCTTTGTATAAGAATGACCGTGGGATTATTCCATATGCGAGAATGCTGAGTATGGTCGGCATGTGCATTTCTATCTTTCACTATTCGGAACAAAAGGTGCCGTTTATGCAGGAAGTGCTCCCATGTACCGTCGGAGTTCCCTGCAGCGGGGAGTATATCAATTGGTTCGGATTTATTACGATACCTTTCTTGGCTGGCATCGCTTTTATTCTGATTACTGTCCTGCTGTTTGTTCGTAATGACCATGAATAA
- a CDS encoding ABC transporter permease, which produces MNSMLTVIRFTFMSRFRSKTFKVMCIVIILLLSVMIHLPALIDKLSSHDASRIGVFAGQQQAVAQKLADYYNKQEGSDIAIDILPDAGSPEANDKTGKQQIAEKRIKGYLEFAGGEAGSFPTAVYKSEGSMEFNLKSKLQAALQLIKTDVILNGVGLTDAQKASIQAPATLETMQISTTDQAAAGKSESQMLMAYALVYVLLFMLYMGVIAFGNMVATEITSEKSSRVMELLITSVSPLKQMFGKIIGICLLALLQITLTILTAVVNLALSSNGELIQELHLNWSDLQVSLLVYFFIFYLLGFFIYATVFAAVGSLVSRTEEVGQAIMPVTFLIIAAFMVAMYGLNNPNASFVAVMSFVPFFSPLIMFLRIGMSSPASWEIGLSILIQAGSIIGMAWVAAKIYRTGVLMYGKRPSWRELRKAMRAYRV; this is translated from the coding sequence ATGAATAGTATGTTAACGGTTATCCGATTTACCTTTATGTCCAGGTTCCGCTCCAAAACCTTCAAGGTCATGTGTATTGTCATCATTCTGCTCTTATCCGTCATGATTCATTTGCCTGCCTTGATCGATAAGCTGTCATCTCATGATGCGAGTCGAATTGGTGTATTCGCAGGTCAGCAGCAAGCTGTCGCTCAAAAGCTCGCGGACTATTATAACAAGCAGGAAGGGTCCGACATTGCCATTGACATCCTGCCTGACGCGGGAAGCCCCGAAGCCAACGATAAGACGGGGAAGCAGCAAATCGCGGAAAAGCGAATAAAAGGCTATTTGGAATTTGCCGGTGGTGAAGCAGGAAGCTTTCCAACAGCCGTGTACAAATCCGAAGGCTCGATGGAGTTTAACCTAAAGAGTAAATTGCAAGCGGCCTTGCAGTTGATCAAAACGGATGTCATTCTCAATGGTGTGGGACTAACTGACGCTCAGAAAGCTTCAATCCAAGCACCTGCCACGCTAGAAACCATGCAAATTTCTACGACGGATCAAGCTGCTGCAGGGAAATCGGAGTCTCAGATGCTGATGGCTTACGCGCTGGTCTATGTCCTGTTGTTTATGCTCTACATGGGTGTGATTGCCTTCGGTAACATGGTGGCGACTGAAATCACATCGGAGAAAAGCTCGCGTGTTATGGAACTGCTCATCACCAGCGTCTCACCGCTAAAACAGATGTTTGGCAAAATCATTGGCATATGCCTGCTGGCCTTGCTGCAAATTACGCTTACCATTCTAACGGCTGTGGTTAACCTAGCCTTATCCAGCAATGGTGAACTCATTCAGGAGCTTCATCTGAACTGGTCGGACCTTCAAGTCTCGCTGCTCGTGTATTTCTTCATCTTTTATCTGCTTGGCTTCTTTATCTATGCGACAGTATTCGCTGCGGTAGGTTCTTTAGTGAGCCGTACGGAAGAGGTAGGTCAGGCCATCATGCCAGTGACCTTCTTAATTATCGCTGCCTTCATGGTAGCGATGTATGGACTTAACAACCCGAATGCCAGCTTTGTTGCTGTTATGTCGTTCGTACCGTTCTTCTCACCTCTCATTATGTTCCTGAGAATCGGAATGAGCAGCCCCGCCTCCTGGGAAATAGGGCTGTCCATCTTGATTCAGGCTGGATCCATTATAGGCATGGCGTGGGTTGCAGCGAAGATCTACCGCACAGGCGTGTTGATGTACGGGAAGCGTCCGTCGTGGAGAGAGCTGCGTAAGGCGATGAGGGCTTATAGGGTGTAG
- a CDS encoding ABC transporter ATP-binding protein yields MSYPLQVEHVTKQYGDKTAVDQINLQVREGEIYGLLGANGAGKTTTMRMVLGLIYPDQGQIKWKGQGYREELKRLLGYLPEERGLYPKIKVSEQITYLAELRGLSRKQADANLRDWLERFEVPEYYNKRVEELSKGNQQKIQFIAAVIHNPDILILDEAFSGLDPVNVELLKATVKSLRAEGKSILFSSHRMEHVEELCEHICILHKSKTVVQGSLREIKATFPRERVLLETTQAVNGLEGLEGVSSVTKHMNGYELRIHHQDAGQRILQHAMSQSAITRFQIMEPTLNEIFIKKVGKTHE; encoded by the coding sequence ATGAGCTATCCGTTGCAGGTCGAACACGTAACCAAGCAGTATGGAGACAAGACGGCCGTTGATCAAATCAATCTTCAAGTTAGAGAAGGAGAGATATATGGATTGCTCGGTGCCAACGGTGCGGGGAAAACGACAACGATGCGTATGGTGCTGGGCCTTATCTATCCCGATCAAGGGCAGATCAAGTGGAAAGGACAGGGCTACCGGGAAGAGCTCAAGAGGCTGCTTGGCTACCTACCGGAGGAGCGCGGCTTGTACCCGAAGATCAAGGTTAGCGAGCAAATCACCTATTTGGCAGAACTGAGGGGACTGTCTCGGAAACAAGCAGATGCCAATCTGCGGGATTGGTTGGAACGGTTTGAAGTGCCTGAATACTACAACAAGCGTGTTGAAGAGCTGTCGAAAGGCAATCAGCAAAAGATTCAGTTTATCGCCGCGGTCATCCATAACCCTGATATTCTCATTCTTGATGAAGCTTTCAGCGGTCTGGATCCGGTAAATGTGGAGCTCCTTAAAGCTACTGTCAAATCTTTGAGGGCTGAGGGGAAAAGTATCCTATTCTCCAGTCATCGCATGGAGCACGTCGAAGAGCTTTGTGAGCATATTTGCATTTTGCATAAGTCGAAAACAGTTGTTCAAGGAAGCTTGAGAGAGATTAAAGCTACTTTCCCGAGAGAACGGGTTCTATTGGAGACTACGCAGGCTGTAAACGGATTGGAGGGCTTAGAAGGGGTTAGCTCGGTCACCAAGCATATGAACGGATATGAACTGAGAATCCATCATCAGGATGCTGGGCAGAGGATTTTGCAGCACGCCATGAGCCAGTCCGCGATTACTCGTTTTCAAATCATGGAGCCTACGCTGAATGAAATCTTTATCAAGAAGGTAGGGAAAACGCATGAATAG
- a CDS encoding cytochrome c oxidase assembly protein → MYFFTPACALIIFAQSVIYDMYDNVVVPFAHLSPFDDQQLGGVIMKIIQEIVYGSVLAFIFFRWYRRERKQEDDSNSYDMQDWNRA, encoded by the coding sequence GTGTACTTCTTTACTCCGGCCTGTGCCCTTATTATTTTCGCGCAATCGGTTATTTATGATATGTACGATAATGTCGTTGTTCCCTTCGCCCATCTGTCGCCTTTCGATGATCAACAGCTTGGCGGGGTTATCATGAAGATTATTCAAGAAATCGTCTATGGTTCCGTACTGGCGTTTATCTTTTTCAGATGGTATCGTAGAGAGAGAAAGCAGGAAGACGATTCAAACAGTTATGATATGCAGGACTGGAATCGGGCTTAG
- a CDS encoding alpha/beta hydrolase family protein encodes MWNPDAYFKQLYTRTAAGSCDSASAALPVQERQAGLRRRLAEALGAEPGNKAPLQPEVLERFEHEDLIVEKLAYSTYEGLRIPAYALYPQQRDGKLPAVLACHGHGPGHRAALGLNADGSFAQPDAAGIHGRFAVQLAKKGMFVLVPEILGFGDRRLQADIEADPVGSQSSCLPISQLLLLCGMTIAGFRMYEAMRALDYMALRPEIDPGRIGAIGFSGGGLVASLTAALDERIRAVVLCGYTNTYLGSILDRPHCMDNYVPGILEIAEQPELIGLIAPRPLFVESGMDDRVFPVGTTEEAIGRLENIYRDWEAGPQLASDLFEGKHEISGRSSFDWLKEKLS; translated from the coding sequence ATGTGGAATCCTGATGCTTATTTCAAGCAGCTGTACACGCGCACAGCTGCGGGCAGTTGTGACAGCGCTTCCGCTGCGCTGCCCGTACAAGAGCGGCAAGCGGGCCTTCGGCGCCGCCTTGCCGAAGCGCTGGGCGCGGAGCCTGGGAACAAGGCTCCGCTGCAGCCCGAGGTGCTCGAACGCTTCGAGCACGAGGATCTGATCGTCGAGAAGCTGGCGTACTCGACGTATGAAGGGCTGCGGATACCGGCGTATGCGCTGTATCCGCAGCAGCGGGATGGCAAGCTGCCTGCGGTGCTTGCCTGTCACGGCCACGGCCCGGGCCATAGGGCCGCGCTCGGTCTGAATGCCGACGGCAGCTTCGCGCAGCCCGATGCCGCTGGCATTCACGGCCGCTTCGCGGTGCAGCTCGCGAAGAAGGGCATGTTCGTCCTCGTGCCGGAGATACTCGGATTCGGCGACCGCAGGCTGCAGGCTGACATTGAAGCCGACCCGGTTGGGTCGCAATCGAGCTGCCTGCCGATATCACAGCTGCTTTTGCTATGCGGGATGACGATCGCAGGCTTCCGCATGTATGAGGCCATGCGCGCATTGGATTACATGGCGCTGCGGCCTGAGATCGATCCTGGACGGATCGGTGCAATAGGCTTTTCCGGAGGCGGGTTGGTCGCTTCCCTGACTGCAGCCCTTGATGAACGGATACGTGCCGTTGTGTTGTGCGGTTACACCAACACCTATCTCGGCAGTATACTGGATCGCCCGCATTGCATGGATAACTACGTGCCCGGCATCTTGGAGATTGCGGAGCAGCCGGAGCTGATTGGCTTAATTGCTCCCCGGCCGCTGTTTGTGGAGTCAGGCATGGACGATCGGGTCTTCCCTGTTGGGACCACGGAGGAAGCGATTGGCCGACTTGAGAACATTTATCGAGATTGGGAAGCCGGTCCTCAATTGGCATCCGATCTTTTCGAAGGAAAGCATGAAATCTCCGGGAGGAGCTCGTTTGATTGGCTGAAAGAGAAGCTGAGCTAG
- a CDS encoding ABC transporter ATP-binding protein: MISKEVTYAISIEGASKELDKIHVGPIQLQVEPGYVIAVVGTNGSGKSTLFRMLNNLIKPDEGSIRILDMQYPQDEVAIKQRMGYVPELEMWSALGFTRIRDLTDFVARAYPNWNQELAKRLFTRFELDGGQKLEHLSKGMKRKLAFVHAVAFEPDILLLDELTSGLDPFAWKAMMNEITAYMDGGQRTVLMATHILEEVKQIADMVAFIHKGKLLGLYEKDALVDEWKSFWLEGQEEKFKHMPGVAAVEKVAGTSTARILSRSAIETDAALRQAGAKVIQTKAVELDEVLRMLVLEQESKEGQGQS; this comes from the coding sequence ATGATAAGCAAGGAAGTGACTTATGCGATATCCATAGAAGGTGCAAGTAAAGAGTTGGATAAAATTCATGTAGGACCCATTCAATTACAGGTAGAGCCCGGCTATGTCATCGCTGTCGTTGGAACAAATGGGTCTGGGAAAAGTACGTTATTTCGCATGTTAAACAATCTTATAAAGCCGGATGAAGGCTCCATACGAATATTGGATATGCAGTATCCCCAAGATGAGGTTGCGATTAAACAGCGTATGGGCTATGTGCCGGAATTGGAAATGTGGAGCGCTCTAGGGTTTACGAGAATTCGGGATTTGACGGATTTTGTGGCACGTGCGTACCCCAATTGGAATCAGGAGCTTGCGAAGCGACTGTTTACGCGTTTTGAACTGGATGGAGGTCAGAAGCTGGAGCATTTGTCAAAAGGAATGAAAAGAAAGCTGGCTTTTGTCCATGCTGTTGCATTTGAACCGGACATCCTGCTGTTGGATGAGCTCACCTCAGGGCTGGATCCATTTGCATGGAAGGCGATGATGAATGAAATCACGGCGTACATGGATGGAGGTCAGCGGACTGTCTTGATGGCAACGCACATTTTGGAGGAAGTCAAGCAAATCGCCGATATGGTTGCATTCATTCACAAAGGCAAGCTGCTTGGTTTGTATGAAAAGGATGCCCTCGTGGATGAGTGGAAATCGTTCTGGCTGGAGGGGCAGGAAGAAAAGTTCAAGCATATGCCAGGTGTTGCGGCCGTTGAGAAGGTTGCAGGTACCAGTACGGCGAGAATCTTAAGCAGGTCGGCAATAGAGACCGATGCAGCTCTTAGGCAAGCAGGTGCCAAAGTAATCCAAACGAAAGCCGTTGAATTAGATGAAGTACTTCGCATGTTAGTGTTGGAGCAAGAATCCAAGGAGGGGCAGGGCCAATCATGA
- a CDS encoding DUF420 domain-containing protein has translation MHILPTISTLFIVISAILVGFGWYHIVKGNRETHQKLMVTGAIFALAFFIIYMSRTLFEGNTSFGGPESLKLPYHLFLFFHITLATVGGVLGLVTLWLAYKQRFLKHKKIGRVAAIIWLLTAPTGVVVYVMLYLMYPGGTTKPVLDAIFGL, from the coding sequence ATGCATATACTGCCAACAATCAGTACGCTATTTATCGTAATCAGCGCCATATTGGTCGGATTTGGTTGGTATCATATTGTGAAGGGAAACCGGGAGACGCATCAGAAACTTATGGTAACCGGTGCGATCTTCGCACTCGCCTTTTTCATCATTTACATGTCTCGAACATTATTTGAGGGTAACACGTCGTTTGGCGGGCCGGAGAGCTTGAAGCTTCCGTATCACTTGTTTTTATTTTTCCACATTACACTGGCAACGGTTGGCGGGGTGCTTGGATTGGTTACCTTGTGGCTTGCCTATAAGCAGCGATTCTTAAAGCACAAAAAGATCGGCAGAGTAGCGGCGATTATATGGCTGTTAACAGCTCCAACGGGTGTAGTCGTCTACGTCATGCTCTATTTAATGTATCCAGGCGGTACAACGAAGCCCGTGCTGGACGCAATATTTGGATTGTAG
- a CDS encoding transposase, protein MKALKKPKYRDLQLSECAGAPILRTLWERFDISLLLTQSGMMKRSGTPSWLLCFLYVVGLISNCSSVVQMADLAQKDSLLKVMFKPWKLAQYTMSRFFTTSFPWKTFGKKRIERLQQDGQTRLKEGDVINLDDTHCAHPYAKQLPFLSWLFDHSTKTYSWAMNLVVIQAVLQSGLEYPLFYSIWHKPETKGEGLTKLDLAKQMLLMLRESVKCRLWVAMDRWYLCKDFFVFLESNQFDWVTKAKRNTALFRREIEPLTRRERYVPLTPNMLIREVFKKLTSHRTSGLVSIAIPDIYMKQPYTVTNRKGKQVTKQRYVQIAAVAAMRLKEDELSIHVESTEDDESPATYRGAYLLISNRYDAPKEATQTYVKRWRIEVFFRTAKQELAFEKCHSESEAHHHAHFELLFTAETLLGVALFEMNKEKTSGDEGCTHGEMVRSLFHTRCQTRKRTYKGHERIYVDFDIEVKRFARLIRLFWPQHYLMLLWVTPKPQNYQVLPRGA, encoded by the coding sequence ATGAAAGCGTTAAAAAAACCGAAATATCGGGATTTACAATTGAGTGAATGTGCGGGCGCCCCTATCTTGCGTACCCTTTGGGAGAGGTTTGATATTTCGCTCCTCTTAACTCAGTCTGGCATGATGAAGCGTAGCGGAACGCCGTCCTGGTTGCTATGTTTTCTCTATGTGGTGGGTCTCATTTCTAATTGCTCTTCCGTTGTTCAAATGGCCGATTTGGCTCAAAAGGACTCTTTATTAAAAGTTATGTTTAAGCCATGGAAACTTGCGCAGTATACCATGAGCCGTTTTTTTACGACTTCGTTTCCATGGAAAACATTTGGTAAAAAGCGAATTGAGCGCCTTCAGCAGGATGGGCAAACAAGGCTGAAAGAAGGGGATGTCATAAATCTAGATGACACGCATTGTGCGCATCCGTATGCTAAACAACTCCCTTTTTTATCATGGCTTTTTGATCATTCTACGAAAACATATTCATGGGCGATGAATTTGGTTGTCATTCAAGCTGTCTTACAAAGTGGGCTAGAGTATCCCTTGTTCTATTCGATTTGGCATAAACCTGAAACCAAAGGTGAGGGTCTTACGAAGTTGGATCTCGCCAAGCAAATGCTCTTGATGCTGCGTGAATCCGTGAAATGCCGATTATGGGTAGCCATGGACCGTTGGTATTTGTGTAAGGATTTTTTCGTGTTCCTGGAGTCAAATCAGTTTGATTGGGTAACCAAAGCCAAGCGAAATACGGCTTTATTTCGAAGGGAAATCGAGCCTCTTACTCGAAGAGAGCGTTACGTACCGTTGACTCCCAATATGCTTATTCGAGAAGTGTTTAAGAAGCTAACAAGTCACAGAACATCAGGTCTGGTATCCATCGCAATTCCAGATATCTATATGAAACAGCCCTATACCGTAACCAATCGTAAAGGAAAACAAGTCACCAAACAAAGATATGTTCAGATTGCCGCTGTTGCCGCCATGCGTTTAAAGGAAGACGAACTCTCGATACATGTAGAATCTACGGAAGATGACGAATCCCCAGCTACATACAGAGGGGCTTATCTTCTCATTAGTAACCGCTACGATGCACCGAAGGAAGCTACACAGACGTATGTGAAACGCTGGCGTATTGAGGTGTTTTTTCGAACTGCTAAGCAGGAACTGGCTTTTGAAAAGTGCCACTCCGAATCCGAAGCGCATCACCATGCCCACTTCGAGCTATTATTTACAGCGGAGACCTTGCTGGGCGTTGCCTTATTTGAAATGAACAAAGAAAAAACGAGTGGAGATGAAGGCTGCACCCACGGCGAAATGGTCCGCAGCCTTTTCCACACTCGTTGCCAAACTCGCAAAAGAACCTACAAAGGTCATGAGCGAATCTACGTTGATTTTGACATAGAAGTGAAACGTTTTGCAAGACTTATTCGATTATTTTGGCCACAGCATTATTTAATGCTTCTTTGGGTTACACCTAAACCACAAAATTACCAAGTGTTACCACGAGGTGCATAA
- a CDS encoding DsbA family protein encodes MGKSQTGKKDYKQQRQKEMEKKKSTQRLMGWSLAIVLVAFLVLIVVSIMHGKGTGKTVEDKEFHYDQQPALGKSDAPVKIVEFADFKCPACKQFDQLILPQVKKDFVDTGIAQIYFINFPIISPDADSRTAAMAGEAVFRQSPEEFWKFYEAVYAKQGDEHTKWATSDALVQIAKESNLKLDFDKLKKDIDDNTYAQAVRDDEAIAAKLRVNSTPTVYINGNAVPDSDTFKYSAIKDAIEKAKGDAKP; translated from the coding sequence ATGGGAAAATCACAAACAGGCAAGAAAGATTATAAACAACAACGGCAGAAGGAGATGGAGAAAAAGAAAAGCACTCAGCGTTTAATGGGATGGTCGCTGGCTATTGTGTTAGTTGCATTTCTTGTACTAATCGTGGTCTCAATCATGCATGGCAAGGGGACGGGGAAGACGGTCGAGGATAAGGAATTTCATTATGACCAGCAGCCTGCACTTGGTAAAAGCGATGCCCCTGTCAAAATCGTGGAATTCGCAGATTTCAAATGTCCGGCTTGTAAGCAGTTTGATCAATTGATTCTTCCTCAAGTTAAAAAGGATTTTGTAGATACCGGCATTGCCCAAATTTATTTTATTAATTTCCCCATTATCAGCCCGGACGCGGACTCTAGGACGGCAGCGATGGCTGGAGAAGCGGTGTTCCGTCAAAGTCCAGAGGAATTTTGGAAGTTCTATGAAGCTGTTTATGCAAAGCAAGGTGATGAGCATACGAAATGGGCGACTTCAGATGCGTTAGTACAGATTGCCAAGGAGTCGAACCTGAAGCTGGACTTTGACAAGCTCAAGAAGGATATTGATGATAATACGTATGCGCAAGCAGTCAGGGATGACGAAGCGATTGCAGCCAAATTACGTGTGAACAGCACTCCGACGGTTTATATCAATGGTAATGCCGTCCCGGATAGCGATACTTTCAAATACAGTGCCATTAAAGATGCTATCGAAAAGGCTAAAGGTGATGCCAAACCATGA
- a CDS encoding ABC-2 transporter permease, which translates to MWNQIWRLATMDLSKRWLMLVGSIAFYVYCGLVMNLMEFRFHDALDSKFLSIYLAIISNFFVLAIIPNLGFPLKKKYLNYWKTDIFSKRLAFLKSLPISNREIVWSRYVQVLIVMMLMSTIFFSSYWLISVIFGDAGLHFGTYLLFAITWIGYSMLMSALYVFWELALWGKQYFIRNIMMIPVYAAIGVLLWLFMGNSLWETVLSGIVVHPVLMPLISLAAGITAVGVSGRRLEKKLEERDYS; encoded by the coding sequence ATGTGGAATCAGATATGGCGCTTAGCTACAATGGATCTTTCCAAGAGATGGCTGATGCTTGTTGGAAGTATTGCTTTTTATGTGTATTGCGGTTTGGTCATGAATTTAATGGAATTTCGTTTTCATGATGCATTGGATTCGAAATTTTTGTCCATCTATTTAGCTATCATATCGAATTTTTTTGTGCTCGCAATCATACCAAATCTTGGGTTTCCTTTAAAGAAAAAGTATCTGAACTATTGGAAGACGGATATCTTCAGCAAGCGGTTAGCGTTCTTAAAGAGCTTGCCCATTTCAAATCGGGAGATCGTTTGGAGTCGGTATGTTCAGGTGCTAATCGTGATGATGCTGATGTCGACGATCTTTTTCTCGAGTTATTGGTTAATTTCCGTGATATTTGGCGATGCTGGCTTGCACTTCGGAACCTATTTACTATTTGCCATCACCTGGATAGGATATTCGATGCTCATGAGCGCACTGTACGTGTTTTGGGAGCTTGCTCTATGGGGAAAACAATATTTTATTCGAAACATCATGATGATCCCGGTCTATGCGGCAATTGGCGTTCTGCTATGGCTATTCATGGGGAACTCTTTATGGGAGACGGTATTAAGCGGTATAGTCGTACATCCGGTATTAATGCCTCTAATCTCACTAGCTGCCGGCATAACGGCGGTTGGGGTTAGCGGGCGCAGATTGGAGAAAAAGCTGGAAGAGCGTGATTATTCATAG
- a CDS encoding GntR family transcriptional regulator — protein MHIPIQVSADSAEPMYYQIEVQLRALILNGYLEEGTLLPSIREFANDLSCSVITIRRVYQDLENEGMLRTKQGTGTFVAKVGTTAREQYRREAVDEAMKAAVRIGLSVHYTAEQLLEVFDEALKAVINEGDTAEGKGEH, from the coding sequence ATGCATATTCCCATTCAGGTTTCAGCGGATAGCGCGGAGCCCATGTATTATCAGATCGAGGTTCAGCTAAGAGCGCTCATATTGAACGGCTACCTGGAAGAGGGGACTCTGCTTCCGTCAATCCGCGAATTTGCCAACGATTTGTCATGCAGCGTCATCACCATTCGCAGAGTGTATCAGGATCTGGAGAATGAAGGGATGCTTCGAACGAAGCAAGGAACGGGTACCTTTGTGGCAAAGGTAGGGACCACGGCAAGGGAGCAGTACCGCAGAGAGGCTGTAGACGAAGCCATGAAAGCAGCAGTTCGGATAGGGCTTAGTGTTCATTATACAGCAGAACAGCTGCTTGAAGTTTTCGATGAAGCTCTAAAGGCCGTAATCAACGAAGGAGATACAGCCGAAGGAAAGGGGGAACATTGA
- a CDS encoding cytochrome c oxidase assembly protein yields the protein MSQIGGFFDLWSPVLLILLIVVGSVYSHFVAKANTSSSEQPPVTRGKKLSFYTGLVLFYIGQGSPIDYIGHHFLFSFHMLEQTMLYLIVPIFIWCGLPDWMVRPVLQSKVIGTVFNFFTRPLIALFMFNMLFSVYHMPFIMDGLMRHEFILLLYHLVLLAAAFIMWYPVFCPVPEFDRMTDLKKIGYIFGNGVLLYSGLCPYYFRAIGYL from the coding sequence ATGAGTCAAATAGGCGGATTTTTCGATTTGTGGAGTCCGGTACTGCTCATCCTGCTTATTGTTGTCGGATCTGTATATAGTCACTTCGTCGCTAAAGCCAATACCAGCTCTTCAGAACAACCACCTGTTACTCGGGGGAAGAAGCTTTCATTTTATACAGGGCTTGTTTTATTCTATATCGGGCAAGGTAGTCCTATTGATTATATTGGGCATCACTTCTTATTCAGTTTCCACATGCTGGAGCAGACGATGCTGTATTTGATCGTTCCAATCTTTATATGGTGTGGTTTACCCGATTGGATGGTACGCCCCGTCTTGCAGTCGAAAGTAATCGGTACGGTGTTTAACTTTTTCACCAGACCATTAATCGCGCTGTTTATGTTTAACATGTTGTTTTCTGTCTACCATATGCCATTCATCATGGATGGATTAATGCGGCATGAGTTTATTCTTCTGTTGTATCATCTCGTTCTTTTGGCCGCAGCTTTCATCATGTGGTACCCCGTGTTCTGCCCGGTTCCTGAATTCGATCGGATGACAGATCTCAAGAAGATTGGGTACATTTTCGGAAACGGTGTACTTCTTTACTCCGGCCTGTGCCCTTATTATTTTCGCGCAATCGGTTATTTATGA